One genomic region from Clostridiales bacterium encodes:
- the mazG gene encoding nucleoside triphosphate pyrophosphohydrolase, producing the protein MGSIAIVGVDGPLGDVPPRSLERLRAAETVVVPSASGPLIETLAAHGIEYVTLAGLGVSAQASTPEVVDALVRRAEAGDVAIVSLGYPLLRGGLVTGLLDRSNTTVDVSPTVSPLHVILMALDVDLTADLDIIDARSLAPSVEQRTSHLIVTGVSNKLLAKRVSERLLSCYQPDHPVVVAAGDEGGYALTRATVGSLAAIDPHQGSAVFVPPSRVDRIADFYGFVRTIETLRGPDGCPWDRIQDHMSLRRNMIEEAYEAVAAIEAGDSAGLAEELGDVLLQIVLHAQIAAEEDRFTVEDVVGGIHEKIRRRHPHVFGGTVAGTVGEVTETWDAIKRDEKDGAEVLAGIPAALPALMWAQKISRRAAGAGFEWETLDDVWEKVHEELDELRAAKPGSPDAAGEIGDLLFTIVNLARKQGIDAEEALRATCTKFIGRFEHMEREAGERGERLSEVGIEVMERLWRDAKNREGLDR; encoded by the coding sequence GTGGGCTCGATCGCGATAGTGGGTGTTGATGGCCCTCTCGGGGACGTGCCTCCTCGCTCTCTCGAGCGGCTGCGTGCCGCCGAAACGGTCGTGGTGCCGTCCGCTTCCGGCCCGCTTATCGAGACGCTCGCCGCGCACGGGATCGAGTATGTGACACTCGCCGGGCTTGGCGTTTCCGCACAAGCGTCGACCCCCGAAGTTGTTGACGCGCTCGTGCGGCGCGCCGAAGCGGGTGACGTCGCGATCGTGAGTCTTGGATACCCGCTGCTCCGGGGTGGTCTGGTGACTGGATTGCTTGACCGCTCGAACACGACGGTCGACGTGTCTCCCACTGTGTCTCCGTTGCACGTGATTCTGATGGCTCTCGACGTCGACCTGACCGCTGACCTCGACATCATCGACGCGCGGTCACTCGCGCCTTCTGTCGAGCAACGCACATCCCATCTCATTGTCACCGGGGTGAGCAATAAGCTGCTTGCAAAGCGCGTCTCGGAACGTCTTCTCTCGTGCTACCAGCCCGATCATCCGGTCGTGGTGGCGGCGGGCGACGAGGGCGGTTACGCGTTGACGCGCGCTACGGTCGGCTCGCTTGCCGCAATCGACCCTCACCAGGGGAGCGCGGTCTTCGTCCCCCCATCGCGCGTCGATCGAATCGCTGACTTCTACGGCTTCGTGCGGACGATAGAGACCCTGCGTGGACCGGATGGTTGTCCGTGGGACCGAATCCAGGATCACATGTCTTTGCGCCGCAACATGATCGAGGAGGCGTACGAGGCGGTTGCCGCGATCGAGGCGGGTGACTCGGCAGGACTCGCTGAAGAGCTTGGGGACGTGCTGCTCCAGATCGTGCTTCACGCTCAAATTGCCGCCGAGGAAGATCGTTTCACGGTCGAAGACGTGGTGGGCGGCATCCACGAGAAGATCCGCCGGCGGCATCCGCACGTGTTTGGCGGAACGGTCGCAGGCACTGTCGGAGAGGTGACCGAGACGTGGGATGCCATCAAGCGAGACGAGAAAGACGGAGCTGAGGTGCTCGCTGGCATTCCCGCGGCACTGCCCGCGCTCATGTGGGCGCAGAAGATCTCGCGTCGTGCGGCGGGCGCGGGGTTCGAATGGGAGACACTCGACGACGTGTGGGAGAAGGTCCACGAGGAACTCGACGAGCTCCGCGCCGCAAAACCGGGGTCCCCTGACGCCGCAGGCGAGATAGGCGATCTTCTATTCACGATCGTCAACCTTGCTCGCAAGCAGGGCATCGACGCCGAGGAAGCGCTGCGAGCAACGTGCACGAAGTTCATCGGCCGTTTCGAGCACATGGAACGTGAGGCGGGCGAACGCGGAGAGCGGCTTTCTGAGGTTGGGATCGAAGTGATGGAACGTCTGTGGCGCGATGCCAAGAACAGGGAGGGGCTGGATCGATGA
- a CDS encoding peptidylprolyl isomerase, with amino-acid sequence MRFTRTVLASVVAVALFTGVAACGSEDIAARVNGEEITRAELDAQVERLRVQYGDMFEGENGDALLLDFQRSLLASMIDAILMRKAAEERGISVTDAEIDEQVEGIKAGIEDFDAALTEANMTLEDLRDQLRDQLVAQKLIEEIAGSEGVTAEEIAAYYEENTDQFTEAAATNAAHILFDAADKATAERVLAEIRAGGDFAALAKEHSKDGSGANGGDLGWADPNQYVPQFKDALGKLEEGEVSDLVESEFGWHIIKLLGTREASVQPLTEVTTLIEQMILQDRNTEVFQEFVAELRAAAEIEYVIPELEQTEAPAGEAPAGE; translated from the coding sequence ATGAGGTTCACCCGCACCGTTCTTGCTTCCGTTGTGGCCGTGGCGCTTTTTACCGGAGTTGCTGCGTGCGGCTCGGAAGATATCGCGGCTCGCGTCAACGGTGAAGAGATCACCCGTGCCGAGCTTGACGCCCAGGTTGAGCGGCTCAGAGTCCAGTACGGCGACATGTTTGAGGGCGAGAACGGAGACGCGCTGTTGCTCGATTTCCAGCGCAGCCTTCTTGCCAGCATGATCGACGCGATTCTGATGCGTAAGGCCGCCGAGGAGCGTGGCATATCAGTCACCGATGCTGAGATCGATGAGCAGGTCGAGGGCATCAAGGCCGGCATCGAGGATTTTGACGCCGCGCTGACCGAGGCGAACATGACCCTCGAAGACCTTCGTGATCAGCTTCGCGACCAGCTTGTCGCCCAGAAGCTCATCGAGGAGATCGCGGGAAGCGAGGGCGTCACCGCCGAAGAGATCGCCGCGTACTATGAGGAGAACACCGATCAGTTTACGGAGGCAGCTGCGACTAACGCCGCCCACATTCTATTTGACGCCGCTGACAAGGCGACTGCAGAGCGCGTGCTCGCAGAGATTCGTGCGGGTGGTGACTTCGCGGCGCTTGCCAAGGAGCACTCCAAGGACGGCTCAGGCGCCAACGGCGGCGATCTGGGCTGGGCGGATCCCAACCAGTACGTGCCACAGTTCAAAGACGCGCTCGGCAAGCTTGAGGAAGGCGAGGTTTCGGACCTCGTGGAGTCCGAGTTCGGGTGGCATATCATCAAGCTGCTAGGGACGCGCGAGGCGAGCGTGCAGCCGCTCACCGAGGTAACCACTCTCATCGAGCAAATGATCTTGCAGGACCGCAACACCGAGGTGTTCCAGGAGTTCGTCGCGGAGCTTCGTGCGGCCGCTGAGATCGAGTACGTGATTCCCGAACTTGAGCAGACCGAAGCGCCTGCTGGAGAAGCGCCTGCTGGAGAGTAG